Genomic window (Pieris rapae chromosome 12, ilPieRapa1.1, whole genome shotgun sequence):
tgaagtcggtaagtaaaatttacgtaaatattCTTAGTGTGAAATACAGTTCGCGtgttcttatttaaaatttacatttctaCCAACTTTATGGCAGTTTAGATacacttatgtacacgcgttagaagttatacttctttggcgtaacaagatgtaatcttttcaaaaaaaatttttatttatttttgaggtaGAAAAAACGAAACTAAcaatgaaaaatctaaaatttcaAGGTGTCGGTCTTTttatcaacaattttttttcagttcatCATTCTCTCAGCGTTAGCAGCAGTCACATTATGTGCTCCAGTTGATCCGGAGACAGATGTGGAACTAGCTCAGCTTATAGCTAGAAGAAGACTGCCCGCACTGGAACACGAAGAGATCCACGATGAATTCGGTCAGTACGCCTTACGCTACGTCACAGCTGAAGGCACTGTAGTCT
Coding sequences:
- the LOC111001667 gene encoding flexible cuticle protein 12-like; the encoded protein is MKSFIILSALAAVTLCAPVDPETDVELAQLIARRRLPALEHEEIHDEFGQYALRYVTAEGTVVSERGRLVPTADGKDYVLVIEGEVSYIGDDGQLYVTKFSAGIDGVKMEGAHLPKAPEPEPIA